The proteins below are encoded in one region of Bacillus thermozeamaize:
- a CDS encoding ABC transporter permease — translation MVDDIIRTDSMKVDRPTRTFIQSQIYYIKLIYKKHPILFLFFIFFTALSSLISPMTLYLNKETVDILTSFATTNESSQMTWLMILLCCTYILGFLSSYFKEFNEYTFQKIMYSVSYVMKLLLFSKLLQLSIERFEDSSFHDKLKLAQLSLNSGVRVVQTLINLIGVVFSIFGIIGVLLTFHWSLPMTLLLSTLPGITIMFIVKLKGYKAENKASQFEREMYFTEGLFSQKSALKEIKIYNTQQYLMGKWKKLFNTVTELRLKVARWDLRYKSLSLIVLQGAQFGVSLYLVSLVVGAQLSIGSYVALLSSSVMIQGLFGQIGMHMSSLFETAVYNNALLSLIQDAHDDRNDGTYQIRRIESIEMKNVYFSYPNSDVSVLKDISLKIKRGDKISIVGRNGSGKTTLAYCLLGLYRLNAGKLTVNGLDISLLNMESYYNRIAVVFQDFIRYKYSIRENIAFGNLEYLENDKEIYKILDRIELKNKVMDYPGKLETILSKEFMNGTELSGGEWQRIALGRALIKNADVVILDEPTAALDPISELKIFELFHKLYSDKTTISISHRIGPTRLSDLIIVMDDGRIVEQGTFDELMNMRGYYYNMYEAQGKWYKANAVDYPVII, via the coding sequence ATTGTGGATGACATTATCCGTACGGACAGTATGAAAGTCGACAGACCGACAAGAACTTTTATTCAATCACAGATCTATTACATCAAACTGATTTATAAAAAGCACCCCATCCTTTTTCTCTTTTTTATTTTTTTTACGGCGCTCAGCTCCCTTATATCCCCAATGACACTATATCTTAACAAAGAAACGGTTGACATATTGACATCTTTTGCGACAACTAATGAATCAAGTCAAATGACATGGTTAATGATACTATTGTGTTGCACATATATATTGGGATTTTTGTCTTCCTATTTCAAAGAATTTAATGAATATACTTTCCAAAAAATCATGTACTCGGTTAGCTACGTCATGAAATTGTTGTTATTTTCAAAATTGTTGCAATTGTCCATTGAGCGATTTGAAGATAGCTCCTTTCACGACAAACTCAAGTTGGCGCAGCTCTCGTTAAATAGCGGGGTAAGGGTAGTCCAGACACTCATCAATCTGATCGGAGTCGTATTCTCGATATTTGGGATTATTGGGGTATTGCTTACCTTTCATTGGTCCTTACCGATGACGCTTCTTCTTTCCACTTTGCCGGGAATCACCATCATGTTTATCGTAAAACTGAAAGGTTACAAAGCTGAAAACAAAGCTTCGCAATTTGAAAGGGAAATGTATTTTACCGAAGGTTTGTTTAGTCAGAAAAGCGCCTTGAAAGAGATTAAAATTTACAACACCCAACAGTACTTGATGGGGAAATGGAAAAAACTATTTAATACCGTCACTGAACTCAGGCTAAAGGTGGCTCGATGGGACCTAAGATATAAATCATTATCCCTAATTGTATTGCAAGGAGCCCAGTTTGGAGTCAGTTTGTATTTGGTAAGTTTGGTGGTGGGAGCTCAATTATCCATAGGCTCTTATGTTGCATTGCTTTCATCATCCGTCATGATTCAAGGGCTTTTTGGTCAAATCGGCATGCATATGAGCAGTTTGTTTGAAACTGCGGTATACAACAATGCACTTCTTTCACTCATTCAGGATGCTCATGATGACCGAAACGACGGAACTTATCAAATTCGGCGCATCGAATCCATTGAGATGAAAAACGTGTACTTTTCGTATCCTAATAGCGATGTCAGTGTGCTGAAGGACATTTCGCTAAAAATCAAACGGGGGGACAAAATATCAATTGTCGGGCGGAATGGTTCTGGAAAGACAACACTGGCTTATTGTTTGTTGGGGCTTTATCGATTGAACGCCGGAAAGCTTACGGTCAATGGTTTGGATATCAGCTTGTTAAATATGGAATCATATTATAATCGCATTGCTGTCGTATTTCAGGATTTCATAAGGTATAAATACAGCATTCGTGAAAATATCGCCTTCGGAAATCTGGAATATTTGGAAAATGACAAAGAAATATATAAAATATTAGATAGAATTGAATTAAAGAATAAAGTCATGGATTATCCGGGAAAGCTGGAAACGATTCTTTCAAAGGAATTTATGAATGGCACGGAATTGTCAGGGGGTGAATGGCAGAGAATTGCGTTAGGTAGAGCGTTGATAAAAAATGCGGACGTGGTGATATTGGATGAACCAACAGCCGCGTTGGATCCGATCAGTGAACTCAAAATTTTTGAATTGTTCCACAAATTGTATTCGGATAAAACCACAATCAGCATATCACATCGCATTGGACCGACTCGTCTGTCTGATTTGATTATCGTCATGGATGACGGGAGAATTGTGGAACAAGGCACATTCGATGAATTGATGAATATGAGGGGATATTACTACAACATGTATGAGGCGCAAGGCAAGTGGTACAAAGCAAATGCCGTTGATTATCCGGTTATTATTTAA
- a CDS encoding ABC transporter ATP-binding protein translates to MSEIVLEVKGLSKTYYHQSMHAVRALRNVSFSLKKAEFAAVMGTSGSGKSTLLHILGALDKPDAGTIKLRGQPCDHIFREPEASLYRLQNVGFVFQSFHLLKDLSAEDNIAVPLILQGERESVIKARVEEVLRMLGLEAWRRHRPVELSGGQQQRIAIGRAIVANPPLLLADEPTGNLDHNTTREILDVFLKMRDERQQTILLVTHDPVVAASADRVLFFHDGEIRDEYICDGRQDLDRILKIFKAIAGGRREA, encoded by the coding sequence ATGAGCGAGATTGTGTTGGAAGTGAAAGGTTTGTCGAAAACGTATTATCATCAATCAATGCATGCCGTCCGCGCGTTAAGGAATGTATCCTTCTCGTTGAAAAAGGCGGAATTCGCGGCCGTCATGGGAACGAGCGGTTCGGGAAAAAGCACCCTGCTCCACATTCTAGGCGCACTGGACAAACCCGATGCAGGCACCATCAAACTTCGCGGGCAGCCTTGCGACCATATATTCCGGGAGCCCGAGGCTTCTCTCTACCGATTGCAAAATGTCGGGTTCGTCTTCCAATCTTTTCATCTCCTTAAAGACTTGTCTGCGGAAGACAATATAGCGGTGCCTTTGATCCTGCAGGGAGAACGGGAGTCCGTCATCAAGGCTCGGGTTGAGGAAGTGCTGCGGATGCTTGGGCTGGAGGCTTGGCGTCGGCACCGTCCCGTTGAACTGTCCGGAGGCCAGCAGCAGCGGATTGCGATCGGCCGCGCCATTGTCGCGAATCCGCCCCTTCTGCTGGCCGACGAACCCACCGGAAATCTCGACCACAATACGACGAGGGAAATATTGGATGTATTCCTGAAAATGCGGGATGAGCGGCAACAGACGATCCTGCTGGTCACCCACGATCCCGTCGTCGCGGCATCTGCGGACCGGGTGCTTTTCTTTCATGACGGCGAGATTCGGGATGAATATATCTGCGACGGCAGGCAGGATCTGGACCGGATCCTGAAAATCTTCAAGGCGATCGCTGGGGGCAGGCGGGAAGCATGA